In Rubrivirga marina, the following are encoded in one genomic region:
- a CDS encoding Fur family transcriptional regulator: protein MSLTKSQLEEVRERFLSFLKDRGQRRTPERIAVLDALYATSDHIDADTLYTRLRNEGVSVSRATVYNTLDLLIECDLAVRHQFGQQQAKFERAYAYWQHDHLICVDCGEILEFCDPRLQEIQETVADIYGFDVARHALTVYGTCRREACPNKTEEVAEV from the coding sequence ATGTCGCTCACCAAGTCCCAGCTCGAAGAGGTCCGCGAGCGGTTCCTCTCCTTCCTCAAGGATCGGGGCCAGCGGCGGACGCCCGAGCGGATCGCGGTCCTCGACGCGCTCTACGCGACGTCCGACCACATCGACGCCGACACCTTATACACGCGCCTGCGGAACGAAGGCGTGAGCGTGTCTCGGGCGACGGTCTACAACACGCTCGACCTGCTGATCGAGTGCGACCTCGCCGTCCGTCACCAGTTCGGGCAGCAGCAGGCCAAGTTCGAGCGGGCCTACGCCTACTGGCAGCACGATCACCTCATCTGCGTCGATTGTGGCGAGATCCTCGAGTTCTGTGACCCGCGGCTCCAAGAGATCCAGGAGACCGTAGCCGACATCTATGGCTTCGACGTGGCCCGCCACGCATTGACGGTCTACGGGACCTGCCGTCGCGAGGCGTGTCCGAACAAGACGGAAGAGGTCGCCGAAGTATGA